Within Diospyros lotus cultivar Yz01 chromosome 15, ASM1463336v1, whole genome shotgun sequence, the genomic segment gcCTACCTGCaattattgaattttcaaattatgtGAATCTTGGCTTGGTGTAGAAGACGTCACTCTTGCCTTTATGTGTTGTTAGTTAGAGGTCTCGTGGGACTGTTTtggctttattttttttttatttttttatgtgctaattgttttttgtatttatcaattgttaataataaatttttttcaaagattgtcttgagttttcttcttcttcttcttctttctctttttcttttattttcatgcGAAAAGATTCTTCTCATAAAATTTGTCTTCTtagtatttgatatttatttcatttgattcgattaatatcattatttgtatttatttcatttgattcGATTAATATCATTATTTAGTGTTTTAATTACATTACTACAATATGAACTAATGTTATTTGTTGATTGTTTGATTACCCACAACtcctatgatgcatgaaaattttttagGGACATCCTTTTGGTGTTTCCAAaatgttttattaaaaaaatttaaaaatatttttagatcatttctacaatttagaaaatattttagtcattttataatattaaaaaatatctaaaaagcATTTTCGTCATGAAAGGTtagagagaattttttttgttgtctctaactcaaaattttaaatttttcttaaaatttaagttgatttttaaattgaatgactattttttatattaaaaattacatttaaaaaagactcctatatttttttatttacacaattttctcatttttctattttttatttaaaaaaatatttttttatttctattttgtattgtatcccatttttattaaaacaatTACACGGATCCGAATCAACCACCCGCAAAAGAGCAAACAACCAACTGCCCATGATGAAACAAATGATTCAGTTCCGTGGCAAAACATTTTGAATCCAAATATTTGAATGTGACCAATTGATGAAGAATCAATCAAATACTAGCTAAAGACTTGAAAGAGCAATTTGAAAGAGGATTTGGTTCCAAGTATCAGGCACCCCGGCGATGCACCAATGGGTGCAGTCCATTCCAGAGGCACCACCAATCCCATAAATGGAGGGATGCCCATCTTTTCTCAGCAGACAAAGTGTGGTTATGTCAAGCAAGGTCACCGGTATCTGAATCTTGGTCAATGCCCTCTTCACCACCGCCACCGCTGGCGGGTACTGGCCGGGGTAGGTTGAGCCCGCCACCGGAGTGGTCTGCCCCTCGCATTGCTTCGCATTGGGTTCACCCCAGTCTGAGCCGCTGATAAAAGGAGAGACAGACAAAGACACTAAGATTTAACATATAATTTAAtcttaacaaatttatatttgtgattAAAACTCGCCGAATCACTATTGAATTGacaattttttctattatttatcGTCTACTCcttaatttaaatcttaatttaaacTGCTTAATAGTAGAGGGTTGACACATCACAAATGTCAACACTCACATAGACATGTCTAACTTAAACTATGACTATACTTTTATACACCTTAAGTAGTTATTTTAGTAAATATCTTAAGATTGAAAGTATAATTATTAACTTTAAATGATTAAAACCAACATAacacttagaaatttttttgtacATTGTAATGTTATGAGGATACAAAGATAGTACATTTTTATTAGttgtttaaatctttcaatataatattttatagtgAAACATGAAATATGCCCTACTTATTTTTTTCGatcattttcaataaaattcttatttatagaaataaaattaattaaattaatgataaGAGGGAGAGATGGATACTTGTAATGATTTGGAGAGATGCCTTGGAAGAAAACCAGAGTCTGGGTTGGATCAATGTTGGAATCCAGCCATCGGCCCCATGTGCCAAGCGCCATCTCGAATGCTGCCATCCGATCCATGTCCTTCATCACCACCTTCCCCACTTGAATATAATCCCATCTGCACCATCAATTTACACAACTTCAATCCACCAGCCATAATTTGGGTCGAGAAAGGCATTGAAAAGGGTATCCAAATTCATTGATTCATCCAAATTTTAGATTGAAAATCATATATTATCATGCATGATGCCGTGTCGGTGATAATTTTCTATGGGGAATTTTGACGAACGGTTGGTGGGCGTGTCGGTAGTTCCACCAATGCCACGTGTTGAAGACGAGCATGTCCATTCCCAGCCAGTTGTTGCCATCCTGCATCGAGTCCAGCTTCAAGATTCTTCCTTTGGTCTCGTTTACAATATCCACCAGAAACATATTGCGATCAAGCAACACGTTGACTCCATATTCCTACAACACAACATGCAACAAAGCGGAATAATGGTCCCAAAGAGTCGCAACTCTAGtgagatatatatatctagataATAGCAACTCTAGTGAATGTGGTGTCTATAtctatatttctatatatataataaatgggATTAAAGTTGCATACTGGGATAGTGAATGTGGAGGTCATAGCAACTCTAGTGAGATTGTAGGTGAGGTTGGGAGCAGAAGTGTAGAGCAAGCATGTTAAGGACTGCCACTGGTCTCTACTCAGAGAGTCCCCCACAAACATTATGCTCCTTCCTTCAAATATCTTCAAGAACTCCACCCCATCAAATCTGCAACCATTCAAACCCTCCACTTCATATGCCATTCATTATTCATGCTAACAAAAGATGATAATTATGTCacctttacatatatatatatattgattcgATATTGGTAGCAATCAATCCATAATAATGTATAAACTATAAAGTATGGATATTTTTAAGGGTTGTAGTATCGATGTTATTGGTGTAGCGAACACTTTGACACTTTATCTCGCTTTTGACATATATTGAACACCTCTCACATGGTGTGTTTgacactttttaatttttttttaaaagatataaaaatgaaTACATGCAGACACTTGTAAGACACGCATATCCCTTATGCAAATACTTCTAAGACTAAAAGGTaagagttttcttttttgttatttaatttatgactTGGTagttttatgattattttattttttcatattttgatcgTATGATTATtcaattttcatataattgtattattattatttttcaacgTAAGAAACAAGAGGGGTCCTTGAACGTGTTGAAACTCGGGACTTGACCTATGACTTGCCATTTCTCGGTCTAGTCAGGTCAGACATATGAGTCACGAGTTGAAACTCGGGTTCTGACCCGTCAAATAGACATAAATTATCGACAATCACACGAAGGTAGACTTGAATACGCTACCTTACAGTAATTCAAACTCCTGAACATGTACAGTAGATTATCTATGCTACCTTGAGAGATTATGTGattcttaattattataatttagattTTGGATTCTTTAGAAAACTttaaaagtgtgtttgattgcataatataaacaaaaaaatcaattccAACCCCCCaagaattgattttctttgattttgaaaaaaatatgacatttttataCTTGAGTGAATAATAAATTCCATCAAAAAAGTTATCAATCAAACatctaaaattagaatttgattgaaaaatattttcttttatttgtcttccataccaatcaaacacactctaattaaaaatgagatttagTACAACAAGACATCTTTCAACGACAAAAAAAAAGCTCTTTTAACTGTCACCTTTATGAAAAATTGCTACATTAATCGCCCAACATATGtatttttagctaaaaaaagaaaggaaaatcccaaaaaaagACAGGCCTCCTGGCCGCCCCGTGACCTTGACTTTCCCAGAACCTGCCATCTAAATGTCCCCAAATGACAagacaaattttatttatttacttatttattgatTGATCTTTTACTcttccaaaaaaacaaaaaaaaatgttgaatatTGTCAGGCAGTTAATAGCAGTTTTGGACGCCATTTTTGGTTCTGAAAACTGGCAAATGcaagcaaacaaacaaacaaacaaacacttGGAGAACTCAATAGATAATGATCAAAGATTAtgaaagctatatatatatatagacagatAAACAATAATGGAAGTAGGACGTGAAACCTAACATGTATTGTTCAACAATATAGGCATTTATTATGTATTGTGAGGACTTATGAGACTTGAAAAGGgcaaatattaataaaaga encodes:
- the LOC127791800 gene encoding protein trichome birefringence-like 41 → MRLNQKQRRKGFPLALSLFLSFSLSMALFSQQILLPALLLLCLSNAQNCTADSCDLFHGSWVEDPSYPLYDAATCPFIEKEFNCQKNGRPDRQYLQYRWQPTGCDLPRFDGVEFLKIFEGRSIMFVGDSLSRDQWQSLTCLLYTSAPNLTYNLTRVAMTSTFTIPEYGVNVLLDRNMFLVDIVNETKGRILKLDSMQDGNNWLGMDMLVFNTWHWWNYRHAHQPWDYIQVGKVVMKDMDRMAAFEMALGTWGRWLDSNIDPTQTLVFFQGISPNHYNGSDWGEPNAKQCEGQTTPVAGSTYPGQYPPAVAVVKRALTKIQIPVTLLDITTLCLLRKDGHPSIYGIGGASGMDCTHWCIAGVPDTWNQILFQIALSSL